ACGATGTACAGGACGAGATTGACAGACGTCTGAAAGCCGAAATGGAGTCCATGTTCGCATCTTATCAAGAAGGAGGCAGCCCACCATTAATAAAGCAGGAACCATCTTATAAAGAACCCTCTCCCCCACCAGCTGATCCCAGTAAAGTCGATGCTGATATGGACGCTCGCCTGCAGGCAGAACTCAACTCTCTACCCATGATAAAAAGGGAGATTGAGATTCCATCTAGTGCACCACCACCTTCTATACATTATCTGAAACCGATAATCGGACCACCCCAAGTGGCACCTACTAAACAAATCGTGAATCCTCCATCCGTTTTTACCATGACCCCTCAAGTGGCCACCAATCAGTTTCGCACCCTGGCTCAAGTTCCGAATGTCACGCTATTGAAGGGCGTTCGAGGGGAGAATATTGCCGTTCAAATTACCAGAGCTCCCGATGGTCTCATCACCAATGCGGAAGTGGTGCCGCCTTCCATGGGTTTAAAACCCAGAGAGAATTTCACGGCCAGTCAATTGCATCAGATACTGCAGAGTGCTCAACCCTATTTGGCCCTGCCTGTAACTCTAAAACCGGGAGACATTAAAAATGAACCGCTGAACACCAGGGATATTCCAGGAGTATACCCAACACCCGGAGAACAGCAGGTGGTCGAGGACGAGGAGGTTGACTACGAGGAAATCGGTGTGGCCGATACCTTTGCCGCCTATTGGCCGAGTAAGTTGAAAGTGGGCAGGGCTCATCCCGATTCCGTGGTGGAAACGGCCACACTATCATCCGTGGAGCTACCCGATATCACCTATAAATTGGATCTCCCCCCGGAGACCACCGATTGTCTGAGTGCCCTGCAACTGGAGGCGGTGGTCTATGCCTGCCAGGCCCACGAGCAAATCCTACCCAGCGGTGAGAGAGCGGGATTTCTTCTGGGCGATGGAGCTGGCGTGGGAAAAGGTCGCACCATTGCGGGTATTATCTACGATAACTACGTGAAGGGCCGGCAACGTGCTCTCTGGATCTCCGTCTCCAGTGACCTCAAGTTCGATGCGGAGCGAGATCTGGCGGATATAGGAGCCCATGATGAGGTGCGTGTGGCGGCCATTAGCAAGTTCAAGTACAGTCGCATATGTTCCAATGAGAATGATAACTTTACAAAGGGTGTGATATTCTGCACCTACACGGCACTCATTGGGGAATCGGTAACGGCCAATTCGAAGTATAAAACCAGACTGCGACAATTGATCCACTGGCTGGGCAAGAATTTCGAGGGGGTGATTGTGTTTGACGAGTGCCACAAGGCCAAGAATTTGAGTCTGATGAATGTGGGCAAGTCCACGAAGACGGGAACTACGGTTTTGGAACTCCAGAAGTTGCTACCAAATGCAAGAGTGGTCTACGCCTCGGCCACTGGGGCGAGTGAACCGAGAAACATGGCATATATGGTGAGATTGGGTCTTTGGGGTCAGGGAACCGCCTATCCGGAGTTCTATGAGTTTGTAAATGCGGTGGAGAAGCGCGGCATCGGAGCCATGGAAATTGTGGCCATGGATATGAAACTCCGGGGAACCTACATAGCTCGTCAGCTGAGCTTTAAGGATGTGAGCTTCCGCATCGAAGAGGTGCCCATGGCCAAGGAGTTCCGAAAGTGCTACAATTTGTCTGCCGAACTCTGGGcggaaataaataagaaattccAGAAGTCCTGTCGCCTAATGTGCGTCGAAAATCGGGTGCAGAAGATCATCACCTGCCAGTTCTGGTGTGCCCATCAGCGATTCTTCAAGAACCTGTGCATTGCCTCCAAGGTAAATCATGTGGTCAAGATGACCCGCCAGGCCACCCGAATGGGCAAGGCGGTGGTCATTGGCCTCCAGTCGACGGGGGAGTCACGCACCCTGGAGCATCTGGAGCGGCATCACGGGAAGCTTAGCACCTTTGTGTCCACCTCCAAGATGATCATTCAATCATTCGTGGAGAAGCACTTTCCAGCTCCGAAACGCGACTCGTTTCATCATCTTCTAAATACGGGTGAGTTCGAGCCGGAAGCAAGATCTCGACCGCCGAGAcccaagaaggccaagatgAATCCCGACTGGTTTGACGATGACGAGGATGCCGAGGCGGGGGACAGCGATATCGAGATGTACGAGAACACCTGGAACTCGGAAGAGGAGAAGGGGAAGGCGGGACGAAAGCGACGAGGACGTCCTCCGAAGGTGGACAAAGGTATGTTAATATACGTAGAAAGTTATTAGATGCCTGTAAGAATACTttaccgcgaattctttaggaaATTTAGTGGCTATATTGACCATGATGTCACAATTGTCAGTTTTAACCATCTAAACGCATACACAAATTCTTCATTCTTATACAAaataagaccgcgaattcttcagaataTTTGCTAGTTGTAACCATTGTTTTATAtaagtattcttaaaaaaaaagattccTCAGAATAAATAGAGCCAATGTCGGCCATCATTACATATATTCTACCTCTTAACATTCTTTtacaataatacaaaattttaaagcgcgaattctttagaaccattaaataattattattaatgcaGATCTCTTATCATTAGTTATATTGAAGAACTAAAAGTCATTTAAAATCCCCTATAAACAGTGGAGAAAATCACCATGCAGGAACGCATTCTGCAGCACCTTTGCAATAATATGAGGGCCCAGGACAATGATGGCGAACCCACCTACACTTTCGATAATACCAAGCCGCAAAAGGCGAATATTACGGAAAGGGACGTGGAACGTTGTATCTCTTCCCGTGAACAGTTGCTCGATAAGATTGAGGTGCTGGGCAGAAGGCTGCCGGCCAATACGCTGGACAAGCTAATCTCAGAACTGGGCGGAACCAATCTGGTGGCCGAGATGACCGGTCGTCGCGGGAGGGTAGTGAGAACCGAGTACGATGGCTACAAGTACGAGTCGCGTTGCGATAACGAAATCTCAATGGATTTGGTCAATTATCGAGAGAAGCAGCGCTTTATGGACGGCAGCAAACATGTGGCCATCATTTCGGAGGCAGCCTCCAGTGGTATTTCCCTGCAGAGTGATAAGAGGGTTTCGAATCAGAGACGTCGTTTGCATATCACACTGGAACTCCCTTGGAGTGCCGATCGAGCCATCCAGCAATTTGGACGCACTCATCGTTCGAATCAGGTCAATTCACCGGAATATGTGTTCGTGATCACCGATTTGGCTGGCGAGAGGCGTTTTGCCTCGACGGTGGCCAAAAGATTGGAGAGTTTGGGAGCCCTGACGCAGGGCGATCGTCGTGCCACCGATGCCCGCGATCTCTCGCAGTTCAATATCGATAATAGTATCGGTCGAAGTGCTTTGGAAGAAGTGATGCATCAGCTGACCAGCGATAGGCCACTGGATCCTGCGCAAATACCGCAGTCCTATGAGGGGGACTTCCTATACGACAGCAAAGTATCGATGGCCGGCGTGGGAATGCTCAATGTGCGCGAGGAGAACAAAGTGAAGGTCTTTAGTGTGGAGAAGGATAGTAATAATATCTCCAAGTTCCTTAATCGCATTCTCGGCTGTCGCGTGGAGGTCCAAAATGCCCTCTTCAAATTCTTCCTGGACAAGATGTACTCACTGATCATGCAAATGAAGCGCTCGGGACGCTTCGATCTGGGCATTCTCGACCTGGATGCCCATGGGGCCAGTGTGAAGTCTATTAAGCTAATTAGATTCATTAGGAAGCATGCCACAGGAACTGCGGCCACCGAACTGCACACGGTCATCGTGGAACGGGGCATGCCCTTCGAGACAGCGCTGGCCAAGTAAGtaggatttttaataaatatttagaaaaaaatataattgaagttttaaaaacttttctctCTTAAAACACAAGATCTATCCAATTTCGGATAATCAAAATCGAGATGAAGTGCTCTCGTTCGATAAATCCAATCCAAGACGACTTGCATCTCCATTTTAACGCTTACCTCATCTCTAAAGACAAACCTGAGAGAATTTCGTCTTGACTTCTAGAACATTTCTTCTCGAATTGTCCAACTAAAAACATTTGATCCTCGCTTTTTCCAATTTCAAATTATCAATCCAAGACGATTTCCATCTGCATTGAAAGACTCACCTCAGCCCGAAAAACAAACCTCACAGTACTTTCgccttgatttcaagaacattttctcGGTCTGAATTTTTTGCTGTCTGGCTAATATATTAAACCCTCCTTTTTAGATACCGAAAAGAGGGCCAGTACGATCACGACGGCTTCTATGTACTGCAGCAGTTGCGTCACAACAAGAACTCCTCTATTCTTTGCCTACAGTCGCCGTCCAATGCGGCGGATGGGTCGACGGGAAAGATAAATCTACAAATCTACCGACCCAACACGGGACCCCAAGTGCGTTTGGAGACCCTGAGCTCGATTTCATCGCGATATGTTAAGGTAACGCCGGAAGAGGCCCGCGAATTCTGGCTGCTGCAGTACGATTCCTGCTTGAATATGTGCTCCCACGTCTACTGGAATCGCATCTGCCCATTTTCCGTGGGCTGCGAAGTTGGCCTCCGGGTGCGGAAGTATCATGTGCTTTCCGGTCTAATGCTGCCCATTTGGGACAGGATCGAGCTGATAATCGAGAAGAACGGCCACAAGATCCAGATCATACGCGTGAAGACCGATGTGAACAAGAAGATTGTGGGCACGGTGGTGCCGCATGCCGTCTACGATGCCCTGGTGGCCGATTTGTCCTCGGACTCCATGGTGGAGAGCCAATAAAGTGACGGTGCCCTCACATTCTATTgccactttaaaaatatcaactcaaATTGTGGCATTCAAGGCAATACATGTGTGCGGAGCGAGCTTTCGCTTTTTCAAAATGCCAGGCACGCTCCACCAGATCCAAGGGCTCCTCCTCCATCCaccgaagaggaggaggagctgctccCCCAGTGTTCCCGGTCATAAACAATGGCCACAAAAGCACATACGGCAAGACACTTACAGCTCGTCTGCGTGCGTATGTGATTCATATGTATTGTCTGCAGTGCTGCGGGGTCTAATAaatttacacagaaaaaaataaacactacaagctgaatttttaattatttaatttgttccaCAGATGAgggaatttttatttagactaaaatatatataaaaaaaatatttttcgcgTTTATACacccaaataaatatttaagattttacgattttttagGCAAATAGAAAAAGTTGATTTCACCCAAGGAATTTGTTCTtccaaataaagaaaatttaataaattaacaaccatttttaagaaattaaagagCTCCAAAATTAAACTCCAAATTAATGGCCACTTATTAAATCTgcgtttaatatttttaatataatttaatatcttttaacatttttaaaatataataaataattttcatttacattatttctgattttcttgaattttttgttaaataaaagaaagtaaaaatgtcaaaaaataattaagtaagtatttattttgacaGTGTCATTTCTTTTCCAGTTCTGCACTCTTGGGGGAATCTGAACAGCGTCTGTGATTGCATTGCATGTTCTGTCTTGTTTCCATTGCTAGGAGACCGAATCCGAGACCAACTAAGGCTGCCCCTCTCGgttacattataaattttaaaacgagTCAGTCGCTTACACACTGCGCACACATGCgcgatataaacaaaattatacaaTGGCAGTTTTTGGAGGACGAGGATTGGAGTATGGAGTATGGAGCATGGAGTATGAGATGGGCAATGTGTGGCATAAAGCATGACCAAATGGCCTTGGCAAATGTCGTGCCTAAGGAGCCAAAACGCAGTTGGCATAATAACTCACGCGTGATGCAGATATCGTATtctggcaacaacaacaaagacaTAAAGAAGCCCAGGCATATAAATTCAGTCTGTACCTAAATTAGAACAAACTGGAATTTATATCTGCTCATGTGAAGTGGGCGATGAGGATAACTTAAAAGAAGTTATGGCAAGCAAGCacttcctttaaatttaatttaagttaatttcttgtattttgtatttgtggtttttaatttctgcagctgttttccataaatatttataacaattttatgttatttaaatggtccctaaaaataaaatctgtaTTGGGAAtcacttgaatttattttagttttttaatgaaaacctTTCTTTTTCTATGTAGGCTTTCGTTTCTTAAGCTCTTTGAAGTCTGAAAATcgtggaaaaaattcaaaagactATTCATGAGATTTCggtgaataaaaaaaacacagtgcCTGCCCCAACATAAGAATTTTccccaaaaacacacaaacattTGGGCGCACTCTTATGTGTATATGGCTACGTGCCGATCATAAAGTTTATTTGCGCCAACGtggcaacaaaaaacaaaaaataacacCGTCAATTGCTTTAACGtgagcaaaaacaaacaaataaaaaataatattctaaaacataaaatatgagCCCCGAAAGTATGTGTGgggcataaaaaatataatcataTTACGcctatatacacacacatctaCATATATGCATATAAGGACAGACGGAATTTTGTAGGCGTAACCAAACATTTTTAGCAGGGAGAAGACACATCACAGATTGAAGTAAcgaaaatattcatattttaagaaatgaaAAGCAAAGAAATGCTATTACGTGATGCCCTTGGAAACAGAACGAAAAAAATGGGAAGGGAATTTTTTTGGCCACGTTAAccatggcgtatacgtaacgaCTCGTTTTTCCCTTTGCACTTTACGATGTCCGCAGTTTTTTCCGGGCTTTGGGAATACGAATTGAACTGGCTTAAAGCGGGATTTACAATTATTGAGAGTTTGCAGGTGAATAACCACTTTACGGGCTACTTTGCAAACTtatttgttgtattatttatttttattgaaacggGGCCGCAGCCAAAGTccttcatttaatttaagcgACTGCCATACATTTTGTTAGCCCACATATTTCATTTGGGCTCCCTTTTTTGCACTGCGAAACGCCACAGTGTTTTGGCCCTTTGGCAAATTATTCACAATTTGTCATTTgtctttgatttatttgcattttaaaggcTTTCAACGGCaagcgatggcgatggcgacaTCGCCGCCGTAATAAATTTCAGCCTGGTCTTGTTCGGAGCCCCGGACTGTCTACCTTTTGGTAGCTGTCCTCGCTTTTTCCTTCTTCCTTCGGGAAGGTTTCCTTCTCCTTTCCTCCTCCCTCTCCttgcccatttccatttcactCATACTTTAGACTTAAGCGCAATTTGTAATACTTACAAACGACATTCAATTTCCACATGGTCTCCAAATACAGGCCATTCACATTTGGATTTTCCGCACGGCATGTTATCGATTTGCCATCGTCGTCTGTGGTCGGCACAAAGCTCAGCTCGGAGCGTGTCGAGTTCTTTGATATGTCGTcctgcaaaaaaataagaaaatgtttctGCATTAATTAAGTTTTCCCGAACCGAAGCAGGGAACCTTGCCTCGAGTCAAAGTTTCCTTttctttgtgttttcttttttgtttgcaaatttgtggaaatattttatgtttgcaatttaaaatttattggtaTGTTTGCTCGGGTTttatgtgggtgtgtgtgtgctcttggggtattataaatttaatgacAGACAGGCAGCAGGGACACCAACAAAAGGCGTCACACCAACAATTAGTTGAGCTTCGCTCGCCGCCATATAGTtggtatatacatatatggccATAAAGTGCTTCACCCTCGATTCCTCCGCTTTGTTAGCAGAGTTTACACATTGCTCAAATCGCTGGAAGGCAAGGCCTTTGCCAGAAATGTGATTTGGTGCTCGGGTTATTGGGTGCCGGGGGTGTTAAAGTGCTGGCAGTTAGCGGCAATATAAATCCTTGTCTTTACGGGGGCGAAATATGATCGATTGGGTATTATTTGGAGCGATTTCGGGGCGTTTTAGCTGCCTCATGAAGAGCAGATATAACATGACCATTTAAGTGAAATAATTAGAGattcaaaaacatttaaaactgCATCtagataaattataaaatataagcaTTAAAAGAATATGCGTGAAAAAAGTAAAGATAAAAAAGCCGTTTCAACAAATAAGTCAAAAATTTGTAACTGCTTCGagctaaattataaaatgcgtACCAATAAATTTCAAACCAAATTATGTTGAATAAAAATCTCTGTAATAAAACTTTGAAAACTGCATTgagataaattataaaatatatacctacacccagaaaaaaaaattacattgatTTAAGTCCACGTTCCTTAAATTAAGGAACGATggactaaaaatggctaaataaggCTATACATGGACATAAAAGTTTTCTtcccatatacattttaagacTACATGGACTAAAAATGGACCTAAGGCCATATGGACTGTTACATGGACTTAAGTCCATTTTTAGTCCATATagacttaaaatttatatggGATGAAAATTTGTAAGTCCATGTATAGCCTTATTTAGCCCTTTTAAAGCCATTATTCCTTAAATCAAGGTCAATGGActaaaattaaggaaatttttttttctgagtgtatacatttaaataatatcaccATATGAACATGAAATTATACCTGacttttttgttataaataaaaatctaattcaacgaataaataaataaatttaactcgtgataaattattaaaaatatacaaactaAAATAGGAACTCGTAATAAATCCCTCTACCCTGTGTTAAATAGTCAGTGAAGAGAATTTACATTATTCAACGTATCCCTTTGCATAGGCTATTTCAATTCGTGGGCTAAACTTCTCAATTAGAACGTCTGCGGGGCTTTGATTAATGCCGGAGGGCCCTCCATGGCTAAAACCCACCCACAACCTGGCCAAAAAGGGAGGCAGACACAGACATATATTAGAAACCCCAAAGTAGGGTACGAAAAGGCATGTAAAACATGTGGGATGGCAGGACTGAGGACTGGGAGGGACCTATGCCGCATTACGGCAACTTTATGCTACATGAAAACTACTGAAAAACATTTCCGGTCTTTAAAAAACACTgggctggctggctggttgGCCCAGGAGGAGCTGGCCAAAACGGCAAAGCAATCAGCGTGTATGCATATAAGCGGATAGACATGGACATAAACAACGGGCCAACAGACCAAAGAGGCCCGGGCTGTGGATATATGGGATATAGCTAACCAGGACTCCACTGGAGGTCTGGAGGTCCCGACACACAAAAATGAATTGCAACAAAATTGCGCCAAAACTCCCATAAATTTGTCCAAAGTTGAAGagaaaaaagcaaagcaaacaaaaaaaaacgaaaacaacaaacaaaaaaccagtTTACAAAACCTATTTTTCGGGATACCCTAACTCGAATACAATTTCTGGGCAAATACCTTAGAAAAGGTGCTAAAAAGCTAATTATGAAATAACTATAAAATACCAGAAAATaaacgaaattaaattataaaccatttattatacaaaattaaatagcaTATCTTggagattttataaaatagataacttaaatatcaatggtacgtttacttaaaaaaaaaacattaaataaaatggttgCAAAACACATTTAGTGTAAAatttattatcaaaatttcgaaaaatataggaaaaattaCCTCTAGAAAGGTAGGGTGATAAGTAAATCAGAACTGCAGGTTGCCGTTGAAAgggtaaagaaaaaaaagcggAAATGTGGGTGGGCCAAAGCAAAATGCAAAGCGGACTGGAATCGTTTGTGTATTGTGGAGTTTATATCACATTATCTGTGTTTATTCTAACCAAGTTGTGGGATTGGCTGGGGACCCAGTGGACTAGGGACTAGAGTCGGGACCCAGCTGCGAGTGTGAACCACGCCCAGGGACAACAAGTGGGTTCTGTTTCTGTCTGTCTCTGCACtatatgtatctgtatccCAGAGATGGTCTGAGGTGGGTGTGGGTGGGAGGGTTCCGGGAGTTACGAGCTCCGTTTGTTTGGCATGACTGTGCAAACACAATAAGTTATCGAGCTGAACGTGAGTCAGTCAACAGAGGCAGCTAGTTGCTGCGTCAATTGCGGTCACTCCACTCTATGGTAGAGAACCCCCTCCCTATATCTACAGTTATCCCCACACAGTACTCACCTTTGTACGTCGTAATTGCCGTTTTCCCTTGTACCAGGTGATGATGGCATTCGGCCGAGAGCCAGAGGATTCACAGGTCACCTCGTAGCGACGATCGGCTATCATCGAGTTGGGCGGCTCCAGGATTTTCACCACCAGGGGCTTCACTGTAATTGGACAGGCGGAGAACATTCAATTCAAtgcaattgtaattaaaactGTTTACCATAATATTTCATGGTCTCATAATTGCAGTTCGTTTTGTACGGCAATCATTTTGGACCCCCCATTTACTCCCTACGTGTTTGTATGTTTGTTAGCCAGTATCAACAACAATTTGTGTCTATTACGACTCGACAGCTCTCAAGTGCTGCACTTCCTGGCAGGATTATGACTTTGTCCGGCCTTCCGATGCCGTGTCTGCCGCTCGTTGATACTGGGCTTCTTGAGCTCCGCTCCTGGCGCATTGTGTTCTAGTTGGATGGTGGATAAATGGACGGTGGATGGAGTGTAAACGAGGCCACGGACGTCTGGGAAGACGGAAACACGAGGGCCTGACATTCGTGAGCTGAACGCCCCCCATCGACAATGTTGCTCTCTCCAGTTagcatataattatttaatggcCCTTATAATGCTGCATTTAACCGTATGGCAAGTGTGCGTCGGCCGGAAAGTTTTGCCAAAGGTTTTCCCCTTTGAACTTAGAACCTTTTTCTCACGAAAaacttataactattttataaattttaatatgttccACATATCTTAACtggtaattttttaaaattttaattgacttttttGAAGAATTAtgtgaatattttaatatttataaatcggTACTTctccttaaaatttaatttaaaaaagttaagctaaataaaaatactttaatatcTCAAAGGAAGAGCTtgaaagaaatacaaattctttaaaaggGCACTGTAATTATTCTGCACCCTCTTTCTTTTGACACTAAAGTATCTTGTTGGTTTGTGGTTTTCAATTTAAGGCAATGGAACACCACCCACTCGACGCTACTTACGGTGCATATCCAGTATGAAGCTCTTCTCCTTGGGTTTATCTAATTGCGTATTCAGTGCCTGACATGTGAATACGGAATTCAAATCGTTGCGCTGCACCGATGGCCACAACAGACGGTTCTCGATAACATCGCCGGAATTGTGCTCGTTTTGATTGTCGACAAGCAGTCCATTTACGAGCCAACGGACCTGCGGTTGCGGCCGACCTACAGGGATACCGAAACCCAAAAAAAGGGGCAAAAGTTAGTAAAATGCtagtaaaaacgaaaaatggtGCAAATTAAAAAGTCAAGCTTGAAAAAATACCACAACCCAAGccgaagccaaagccaaaagtaGTGAAACCCAAAGCAGACTTTGTGATATTTTCATTTGCAGCACTTTTCCTTCTGCgatgtgtttttcttttggctcttttttttcttttttgccggTCAAAGCTTTTAAGGAAATTAACA
The genomic region above belongs to Drosophila takahashii strain IR98-3 E-12201 chromosome 2L, DtakHiC1v2, whole genome shotgun sequence and contains:
- the LOC108069714 gene encoding protein strawberry notch homolog 1; this translates as MPHKRRVAHIKKDVNDYVEPEPPGRRKIGATRVPARCQSPRNSRNRNDISPSGSEEYVTDPYAKKPAQKRQNPHVMTGKAGKLDTVPRGRQQQQAAARGNTRVTPEPSDNYPRPQRGALRDTTDSRVKTPEPSDNYPRPLQRRVKTPEPSDNYPRPLRSRVKTPEPSDNYPRLLQRPVKAPEPSDNYPRPLQSQVNKNDGSNSNSSRRSRSSRSGLQKKEEDTSKKYVNCTEEPKTPEFTGWTNFAPNINVEEAEPPRSSKLWTDPNVVIENAIEARELEKQGKSSRASEKQAAEEKTKSTRRSTKKVAEPEPKSKTTSSELQGKTSSSQKCSTYSNQKCSASSLKADEKPKSSQSTKKIDEPETKTNSSRDTKKRLCPESNNSTNMSESGGDKRGRNSTSTTSSNSKAKPKNLDDQTGKKTQSCIRVANFPKIPEDLIIKKKPSPEIPPIKQEKDLQDYIKMEKLSPDDKDLNYHPAEHNSSDLHNVVKSEPLSHSDYADIEADLEKMCREENEMMNKTVSVKQEHDTDNPFIDNDKEQKDDVQDEIDRRLKAEMESMFASYQEGGSPPLIKQEPSYKEPSPPPADPSKVDADMDARLQAELNSLPMIKREIEIPSSAPPPSIHYLKPIIGPPQVAPTKQIVNPPSVFTMTPQVATNQFRTLAQVPNVTLLKGVRGENIAVQITRAPDGLITNAEVVPPSMGLKPRENFTASQLHQILQSAQPYLALPVTLKPGDIKNEPLNTRDIPGVYPTPGEQQVVEDEEVDYEEIGVADTFAAYWPSKLKVGRAHPDSVVETATLSSVELPDITYKLDLPPETTDCLSALQLEAVVYACQAHEQILPSGERAGFLLGDGAGVGKGRTIAGIIYDNYVKGRQRALWISVSSDLKFDAERDLADIGAHDEVRVAAISKFKYSRICSNENDNFTKGVIFCTYTALIGESVTANSKYKTRLRQLIHWLGKNFEGVIVFDECHKAKNLSLMNVGKSTKTGTTVLELQKLLPNARVVYASATGASEPRNMAYMVRLGLWGQGTAYPEFYEFVNAVEKRGIGAMEIVAMDMKLRGTYIARQLSFKDVSFRIEEVPMAKEFRKCYNLSAELWAEINKKFQKSCRLMCVENRVQKIITCQFWCAHQRFFKNLCIASKVNHVVKMTRQATRMGKAVVIGLQSTGESRTLEHLERHHGKLSTFVSTSKMIIQSFVEKHFPAPKRDSFHHLLNTGEFEPEARSRPPRPKKAKMNPDWFDDDEDAEAGDSDIEMYENTWNSEEEKGKAGRKRRGRPPKVDKVEKITMQERILQHLCNNMRAQDNDGEPTYTFDNTKPQKANITERDVERCISSREQLLDKIEVLGRRLPANTLDKLISELGGTNLVAEMTGRRGRVVRTEYDGYKYESRCDNEISMDLVNYREKQRFMDGSKHVAIISEAASSGISLQSDKRVSNQRRRLHITLELPWSADRAIQQFGRTHRSNQVNSPEYVFVITDLAGERRFASTVAKRLESLGALTQGDRRATDARDLSQFNIDNSIGRSALEEVMHQLTSDRPLDPAQIPQSYEGDFLYDSKVSMAGVGMLNVREENKVKVFSVEKDSNNISKFLNRILGCRVEVQNALFKFFLDKMYSLIMQMKRSGRFDLGILDLDAHGASVKSIKLIRFIRKHATGTAATELHTVIVERGMPFETALAKYRKEGQYDHDGFYVLQQLRHNKNSSILCLQSPSNAADGSTGKINLQIYRPNTGPQVRLETLSSISSRYVKVTPEEAREFWLLQYDSCLNMCSHVYWNRICPFSVGCEVGLRVRKYHVLSGLMLPIWDRIELIIEKNGHKIQIIRVKTDVNKKIVGTVVPHAVYDALVADLSSDSMVESQ